The following proteins are co-located in the Dietzia timorensis genome:
- a CDS encoding NAD(P)/FAD-dependent oxidoreductase: MPDLFPSADYARARPPRRIAVIGSGVSGLVASHVLSRHDEVTLFEADPRLGGHAHTHDVDVGGKTIAVDSGFIVHNRRTYPTLIRLFDELGVATIDSEMSLSIRDDELGVEYCGGTGVAGMLPNRAALRPRHVKMLADVPRFHRAARKQLARADATSDVINSPETLGEFLDRHRFGQHFRRTFVIPLVAAVWSTEPGKALEYPAEFLFRFLDNHGMLTVLGSPQWRTVAGGSRNYVDSVAAGIAHVRTGEPVHEVMPGRGGVRVDTAAGGDTFDAVVVATHSDQALRMLGAPTPAQTEILSALPYQRNEMIMHTDTSILPRAPRARAAWNHLSSAPLRITSEGEGPQQEVITYDMNRLQHLPVPGETRILVTLNGRELVDPEKILRSAEYAHPLYTPESVAARARLAEIDSDRVVFAGAYHGWGFHEDGAASGLRAAEKLGGRWS, translated from the coding sequence TGGTTCCGGGGTGTCGGGGCTCGTCGCCTCGCACGTTCTCTCGCGCCACGACGAGGTCACGTTGTTCGAGGCAGACCCCCGCCTCGGCGGCCACGCCCATACCCACGACGTCGATGTCGGCGGAAAGACGATCGCGGTCGACTCCGGTTTTATCGTGCACAACAGGCGCACCTACCCCACGCTGATCAGGCTGTTCGATGAGCTGGGTGTCGCCACCATCGACAGCGAAATGTCGTTGTCGATCCGCGACGACGAACTCGGGGTCGAATACTGCGGGGGTACCGGCGTCGCAGGGATGCTTCCGAACCGCGCTGCGCTGCGCCCAAGGCACGTGAAAATGCTTGCGGACGTGCCTCGTTTCCACCGAGCCGCGCGCAAGCAGCTCGCCCGGGCGGATGCCACGTCCGACGTCATAAATTCACCCGAGACGCTGGGCGAATTCCTCGACCGCCACAGATTCGGGCAGCACTTTCGGCGCACGTTCGTGATCCCGCTCGTGGCTGCGGTGTGGTCGACCGAACCCGGCAAGGCGCTGGAGTATCCGGCCGAGTTCCTGTTCCGATTCCTCGATAACCACGGCATGCTCACGGTGCTGGGCTCGCCGCAGTGGCGGACCGTCGCCGGTGGCTCGCGCAACTATGTGGACTCAGTTGCCGCAGGAATCGCGCATGTCCGCACCGGTGAGCCGGTGCATGAGGTAATGCCCGGCAGAGGCGGCGTGCGGGTCGACACCGCCGCAGGCGGGGACACTTTCGACGCGGTCGTCGTGGCGACCCATTCCGACCAGGCCCTTCGCATGCTTGGTGCTCCCACGCCGGCGCAGACGGAGATACTTTCGGCGCTGCCGTACCAGCGCAACGAGATGATCATGCACACCGATACCTCGATTCTTCCGCGCGCACCGAGGGCGCGGGCGGCGTGGAACCATCTGAGTTCGGCGCCGCTCCGAATCACTTCCGAAGGCGAAGGCCCCCAGCAGGAAGTGATCACCTACGACATGAACCGCTTACAGCACCTCCCCGTACCGGGGGAGACCCGGATTCTCGTCACCCTCAACGGGCGAGAGCTGGTCGACCCGGAAAAGATCCTCCGCAGCGCCGAATACGCGCACCCGCTCTACACGCCCGAATCCGTCGCAGCGCGCGCCCGGCTCGCCGAGATCGATTCCGACCGTGTGGTGTTCGCCGGCGCGTACCACGGCTGGGGCTTTCATGAGGATGGCGCCGCATCGGGATTGCGGGCGGCCGAGAAGCTCGGCGGGCGGTGGAGCTGA
- a CDS encoding SAM-dependent methyltransferase: protein MSAGEPVAGAIVRAIGPLIGGDLPVRLECWDGSVAGPADAPRVRLTSPDALRRQLWAPGELGAAQAYVAGEIDVPGDLAEGMNHLWSVIRSRALAGTRPGPKAVARLARLAVALGAVGPPPPRPATQSNVRGRLHSLRRDRDVISHHYDLPTDFYAQILDPSMAYSCGWFPAGPPEPEANPDDTLATAQHAKFELVCEELRLGSGDRLLDIGCGWGSMAIHAAATRGVHVTAVTISREQQRFARDRAVAEGVGDLVDVRLQDYRELSARDDSWDAVVSLEMGEHVGDSRYPEYARVLHRCVRPGGRVLVQQMSRSGRHPGGGPFIESFIAPDMSMRPPGVTLDLLTAPGLELIGARAMREHYAWTAEQWRRRFLAHRERIVEGWGEETARVWDLYLTGGTRSFAEGRMGVEQFVLRRPEGTYAL from the coding sequence GTGAGCGCGGGCGAGCCCGTCGCCGGGGCGATCGTCCGCGCGATCGGTCCGCTGATCGGCGGCGACCTTCCGGTGCGGTTGGAATGTTGGGACGGCTCGGTGGCCGGACCGGCCGACGCTCCCCGTGTCCGCCTCACGTCGCCGGACGCCCTGCGCCGGCAACTGTGGGCCCCGGGCGAATTGGGCGCCGCCCAGGCCTATGTCGCCGGCGAGATCGACGTGCCCGGTGACCTCGCCGAAGGCATGAACCACCTGTGGTCCGTGATCCGCTCGCGCGCGCTGGCCGGGACGCGGCCGGGGCCGAAGGCGGTGGCCCGCCTCGCGCGGCTCGCGGTCGCCCTCGGTGCGGTTGGCCCGCCCCCGCCGCGCCCGGCCACGCAGTCCAACGTTCGTGGCCGGCTGCATTCGCTGCGGCGGGACCGGGACGTGATCAGCCACCACTACGATCTGCCCACCGACTTCTACGCCCAGATTCTCGACCCGTCGATGGCCTACTCGTGTGGCTGGTTTCCCGCAGGCCCGCCCGAGCCGGAGGCGAATCCGGACGACACCCTGGCGACCGCGCAGCACGCGAAGTTCGAGCTGGTCTGTGAGGAATTGCGGCTGGGGTCCGGCGATCGGCTGCTCGATATCGGCTGCGGCTGGGGGTCGATGGCGATCCACGCCGCAGCCACCCGCGGCGTGCACGTCACGGCGGTGACGATCTCCCGCGAGCAGCAACGCTTCGCCCGCGATCGCGCCGTCGCAGAGGGCGTAGGCGATCTCGTCGACGTCCGCCTGCAGGACTACCGCGAACTCTCAGCGCGCGATGATTCCTGGGATGCCGTGGTGTCGCTGGAAATGGGTGAGCACGTCGGGGACTCCCGGTACCCCGAGTACGCGCGGGTACTCCACCGCTGCGTTCGCCCGGGAGGCCGGGTGCTCGTGCAACAGATGTCCCGCTCCGGTCGCCACCCGGGCGGCGGCCCGTTCATCGAGTCGTTTATCGCGCCGGACATGTCGATGCGTCCGCCCGGCGTCACTCTCGATCTGCTCACCGCCCCCGGGCTCGAACTGATCGGGGCGCGCGCGATGCGCGAACACTACGCGTGGACCGCCGAGCAATGGCGCCGCCGGTTCCTCGCGCACCGCGAGCGAATCGTCGAGGGCTGGGGCGAGGAGACCGCGCGGGTCTGGGATCTATACCTCACGGGAGGCACCCGCTCCTTCGCCGAAGGGCGCATGGGTGTGGAGCAATTCGTCCTGCGCCGACCGGAAGGGACGTATGCCCTATGA
- a CDS encoding DUF1707 SHOCT-like domain-containing protein: MPNEGHEANDPPETNGPSARNGPAPGDGVRIGHEERQNAADDLAEHFAAGRLEQSEFEDRTGAVWQAKTLAELQPLFFDLPGGSLNGFLTSQAASGAERSSRAPATVDSENSGEPARSGDNEARTAWNKVLTILMGIFPILMLLAFFGLRAVGVEQAWLVFLLVPIFYVTTGVLMSDGDDDDADEGEDDGGSGHDSRATR; this comes from the coding sequence ATGCCGAATGAAGGCCACGAGGCGAACGACCCCCCTGAGACAAACGGCCCCTCTGCGAGGAACGGACCGGCCCCCGGTGATGGCGTGCGCATCGGCCACGAGGAGCGCCAGAACGCGGCCGACGATCTCGCCGAGCACTTCGCCGCCGGCCGCCTCGAACAGTCGGAGTTCGAAGACCGCACCGGAGCGGTGTGGCAGGCCAAGACTCTTGCCGAGCTCCAGCCCCTGTTCTTCGATCTGCCCGGCGGTTCCCTCAACGGATTCCTGACGTCGCAGGCCGCATCCGGCGCGGAGCGCTCTTCCCGGGCACCGGCAACGGTGGATAGCGAGAACAGCGGTGAGCCTGCGCGGTCCGGCGACAACGAGGCTCGCACCGCGTGGAACAAAGTGCTCACCATCCTCATGGGAATTTTCCCCATTCTCATGCTGCTCGCGTTCTTCGGACTGCGCGCCGTCGGGGTCGAGCAGGCCTGGCTCGTCTTCCTCCTGGTCCCGATCTTCTACGTCACGACCGGCGTACTCATGTCCGACGGCGATGACGACGACGCAGACGAAGGGGAAGACGACGGCGGCAGCGGACACGACAGCCGCGCGACACGGTAG
- a CDS encoding DUF1365 family protein, producing MTVEGASSAGSGNARPGATSGPAPLALYETSVRHSRSGPIRHDVYARSYWWLVDVDQLQVDGRGVAGLPGFPAWTTRLASIRPADLDIGSVPSFGAALRRKVAELAARENSQWDRTLDVEGPALLACTGRVAGAGFDPLSVVWLHSASGEPVAVLAVVRNTYGGLHHYLLRPDARGRAEVPKSFMVSPFHDGEGRYVLDVPPPGDELYVGIRLEREGEPDFLASVSGTKQAATPKTLIGLALRRPIEPVAVSAKIRAHGVYLWARGLRVHPVPESDTSAGREAPGVPPAPRGPVTAMFALGTRWILAAVAGGMSVRIEYPDGRVLGAGRHSPNAPRMIIHRPSEFHSRVGRYASIGLGESYMAGEWTSPDMPALLAEFADRQATLVPRPLRMLRGLYIPRPPQATGGDKANARRNISSHYDLSNAFFALFLDETMTYSSALFPAVPRRRGRLGEDGGPTSHEVGTPTFAELAPAQEAKIDALLDAAGVRAGTRLLEIGTGWGELCLRAARRGAQVVSVTLSEAQRELAQRRADDAGLGENVAVQLCDYRDVEGEFDAVISVEMIEAVGLEYLGEYFAAIDRVLAPGGKAALQAILMDDERVRTTRNNYTWMHKYIFPGGRIPSIEAIEGALNQTRLRLGARTHFGIHYAETLRLWEDRFTARAGEVRALGFDDTFVRMWRFYLQYCEAGFRSGYLDVAQLVVERDR from the coding sequence GTGACGGTAGAAGGGGCCAGCTCCGCCGGCAGCGGTAACGCACGTCCCGGCGCCACATCCGGTCCGGCTCCGCTCGCGCTGTATGAGACCTCGGTGCGCCATTCGCGCAGCGGCCCGATTCGGCACGACGTGTATGCCCGGTCGTACTGGTGGCTCGTCGACGTGGACCAGCTGCAGGTCGACGGGCGCGGAGTTGCAGGGTTGCCCGGATTTCCCGCCTGGACGACGCGGCTGGCGAGCATCCGCCCGGCCGATCTCGACATCGGTAGTGTGCCGTCCTTCGGGGCCGCCCTGCGCCGAAAGGTCGCCGAACTCGCCGCCCGCGAAAATTCGCAGTGGGACCGCACCCTCGACGTCGAAGGCCCGGCGCTGCTCGCCTGCACCGGCCGTGTCGCCGGAGCCGGCTTCGATCCGCTGTCGGTGGTGTGGCTGCATTCCGCGTCGGGGGAGCCGGTCGCGGTGCTCGCCGTCGTCCGCAATACCTACGGCGGGCTCCACCACTACCTGCTGCGGCCGGACGCCCGCGGGCGGGCCGAGGTACCGAAGAGCTTTATGGTGTCTCCGTTCCATGACGGCGAAGGCCGATACGTTCTCGACGTCCCGCCCCCGGGCGACGAGCTGTACGTGGGCATTCGCCTGGAGCGCGAGGGCGAGCCGGATTTTCTCGCATCGGTCTCCGGAACGAAGCAAGCGGCCACGCCCAAGACATTGATCGGGTTGGCGCTCCGTCGCCCGATCGAACCGGTCGCGGTGTCGGCGAAGATCCGCGCTCACGGTGTCTACTTGTGGGCGCGAGGCCTCCGAGTCCATCCCGTTCCCGAGTCCGATACCTCCGCGGGGCGAGAAGCCCCGGGTGTGCCTCCCGCGCCCCGCGGGCCGGTGACCGCGATGTTCGCGCTCGGCACGAGGTGGATCCTCGCGGCGGTGGCCGGGGGAATGTCGGTACGAATCGAGTACCCCGACGGCAGGGTTCTGGGAGCGGGCCGGCACTCACCGAACGCTCCTCGCATGATCATCCATCGCCCGAGCGAATTCCATTCCCGAGTCGGTCGCTACGCATCCATCGGCCTCGGCGAATCATATATGGCCGGCGAGTGGACGTCCCCGGATATGCCCGCGCTGCTCGCCGAGTTCGCCGATCGCCAGGCGACCCTCGTGCCTCGCCCACTACGGATGTTGCGCGGACTCTACATCCCGCGCCCGCCGCAGGCGACCGGCGGAGACAAGGCGAACGCCCGGCGCAACATCTCCTCTCATTACGATCTGTCCAACGCCTTCTTCGCCCTGTTCCTCGACGAGACGATGACCTATTCGTCGGCGTTATTTCCCGCCGTTCCCAGGCGCCGCGGACGGCTCGGCGAGGACGGCGGTCCGACGTCACACGAGGTAGGTACACCCACCTTTGCCGAGCTCGCCCCCGCCCAGGAGGCCAAGATCGATGCGCTTCTCGACGCGGCGGGGGTGCGTGCGGGCACCAGGCTGCTCGAGATCGGAACCGGGTGGGGCGAGCTGTGCCTGCGCGCGGCCCGCCGCGGGGCGCAGGTCGTGTCGGTCACGCTGTCCGAGGCGCAACGCGAACTCGCGCAACGGCGGGCCGACGACGCTGGTCTGGGCGAGAACGTCGCGGTGCAACTGTGCGACTACCGCGATGTCGAAGGCGAGTTCGACGCGGTGATCAGCGTGGAGATGATCGAGGCCGTGGGCCTGGAATACCTGGGCGAATATTTCGCGGCCATCGATCGCGTGCTCGCGCCCGGCGGAAAGGCCGCGCTGCAGGCCATTCTCATGGACGACGAGCGCGTGCGCACCACGCGCAACAACTACACGTGGATGCACAAATACATTTTCCCCGGCGGGCGGATTCCGTCCATCGAGGCGATCGAGGGTGCGCTGAACCAAACGCGGCTACGGCTGGGCGCGCGGACTCACTTCGGCATCCACTACGCCGAAACCCTGCGGCTGTGGGAGGACCGCTTCACCGCCCGCGCCGGCGAGGTTCGTGCGCTCGGCTTCGACGACACATTCGTCCGCATGTGGCGGTTCTACCTGCAGTATTGCGAAGCGGGATTCCGGTCGGGATACCTCGATGTCGCGCAGCTCGTCGTGGAGCGAGACCGGTGA
- a CDS encoding DUF1295 domain-containing protein: protein MTSYATFATASAICLVALLLLQLGTYVVGRRIGRFNIVDVTWGAGFAVVALVVVALRGAGLGGEVGLDWHVLAIAAAAIVWGARLSVHVGHKTAGKGEDPRYVEMLERSGGYDPQGNPRASVILRKVFVLQGAIQWVVSLPLQALVVSEAPAGAFAVLALVGLGIWLLGFVFEAVGDAQLAAFKNDPNRGRIMARGLWSWTRHPNYFGDACVWWGIWLAASAAGPAAWTFVAPMLMTFLLVWGSGARLLEKTMSQRPGWDAYARRVSFFLPRPPKREG from the coding sequence ATGACGTCGTACGCCACATTCGCCACGGCGTCGGCGATCTGTCTCGTGGCGTTGCTGCTGCTCCAGTTGGGCACGTACGTCGTGGGCCGCCGAATCGGCAGATTCAACATCGTCGACGTCACCTGGGGCGCGGGATTTGCGGTCGTCGCGCTCGTGGTGGTCGCGCTGCGCGGTGCCGGTCTTGGGGGTGAGGTAGGTCTCGACTGGCATGTCCTCGCGATCGCCGCAGCCGCGATCGTCTGGGGCGCGCGGCTGTCGGTACACGTCGGCCACAAGACCGCCGGAAAGGGCGAGGACCCCCGGTACGTGGAGATGCTCGAACGCAGCGGAGGGTACGACCCGCAGGGCAACCCCCGCGCGTCGGTGATTCTGCGGAAGGTTTTCGTCCTGCAGGGTGCGATCCAGTGGGTGGTGTCGCTACCGCTCCAGGCGCTCGTCGTCAGCGAGGCCCCGGCCGGCGCCTTCGCTGTTCTCGCCCTCGTGGGATTGGGCATCTGGCTTCTCGGTTTCGTATTCGAGGCCGTCGGCGACGCCCAGCTCGCGGCGTTCAAGAACGATCCGAACCGCGGACGAATCATGGCCCGTGGGCTGTGGTCGTGGACTCGGCACCCGAATTACTTCGGCGACGCCTGCGTGTGGTGGGGGATCTGGCTGGCCGCGTCCGCCGCGGGGCCGGCGGCATGGACCTTCGTCGCTCCCATGCTCATGACCTTCCTGCTCGTGTGGGGCTCGGGCGCGCGCTTGCTGGAAAAGACGATGTCGCAGCGGCCCGGTTGGGATGCCTACGCCCGGCGGGTGTCCTTTTTCCTCCCGCGTCCGCCGAAGCGCGAGGGCTGA